One genomic window of Xanthobacter dioxanivorans includes the following:
- a CDS encoding nickel-dependent hydrogenase large subunit has protein sequence MSQGPTRLVVGPFNRVEGDLEVRLDVADGAVREAFVSSPLFRGFERILEGRDPRDALVIAPRICGICSVSQSHAAAVALAALQGIAPTDNGRVATNLILATENVADHLTHFHVFFMPDFARAIYEDRPWFATAARRFKAAQGESVRRALATRTTLLHVLGLLAGRWPHTLALQPGGVAKGADARDQMRLLATLGAVRADLEERLYGAPLEQVAELSAAADLDAWRRAGPDGDFRLFLEIAADLDLVTLGRAHDRFLSYGAYPQADGRLYAPGTFAGGRDGALDPAAIAEDHTFARMEGREGPHAPFEGSTFPDAADETGYTWCKAPRLSGLTFETGAFARQVVAGHPLARDLATAEGANVRSRVVGRLVETARTLVAMEGWVRELEPGAPWCAQGTMPHAGRAFGLTEAARGALGHWMVVEKGRIARYQIIAPTTWNFSPRDAGGQPGPLETALVGAPIRQGETTPVSVQHIVRSFDPCMVCTVH, from the coding sequence ATGAGCCAAGGCCCCACGCGCCTCGTCGTCGGCCCGTTCAACCGGGTGGAAGGCGATCTTGAGGTCCGCCTCGACGTGGCCGACGGAGCGGTGCGGGAGGCGTTCGTCTCCTCGCCCCTCTTCCGCGGCTTCGAGCGCATCCTGGAAGGGCGCGACCCGCGCGACGCCCTCGTCATCGCCCCGCGCATCTGCGGCATCTGCTCGGTGTCCCAGTCCCATGCGGCGGCGGTGGCGCTGGCGGCGCTCCAGGGCATCGCACCGACGGACAATGGCCGTGTCGCCACCAACCTGATCCTCGCCACCGAGAACGTGGCCGACCACCTCACCCACTTCCACGTCTTCTTCATGCCCGACTTCGCCCGCGCCATCTATGAGGACCGGCCGTGGTTCGCCACCGCCGCCCGGCGCTTCAAGGCGGCGCAGGGGGAGAGCGTGCGCCGGGCGCTGGCGACGCGGACGACGCTGCTCCATGTGCTGGGCCTGCTCGCGGGCCGCTGGCCGCATACGCTGGCACTCCAGCCCGGCGGGGTGGCGAAAGGGGCGGACGCGCGGGACCAGATGCGTCTTCTCGCCACCCTCGGCGCCGTGCGGGCGGACCTGGAGGAACGCCTTTACGGCGCGCCGCTGGAGCAGGTGGCGGAGCTGTCCGCCGCCGCCGACCTCGATGCGTGGCGTCGAGCCGGGCCGGATGGCGATTTCCGCCTGTTCCTGGAGATCGCCGCCGATCTCGATTTGGTCACCCTCGGCCGCGCCCACGACCGGTTCCTGTCCTACGGTGCCTATCCGCAGGCGGACGGACGGCTCTATGCCCCTGGCACCTTCGCCGGGGGACGGGACGGCGCGCTCGATCCCGCCGCCATCGCCGAGGACCACACCTTCGCCCGCATGGAAGGCCGGGAGGGTCCCCACGCCCCGTTCGAGGGCTCGACCTTCCCCGATGCGGCGGACGAGACCGGCTACACCTGGTGCAAGGCGCCGCGGCTGTCCGGCCTCACCTTCGAGACCGGCGCCTTCGCCCGGCAGGTGGTGGCGGGCCATCCCCTCGCCCGCGACCTTGCCACGGCGGAAGGCGCCAATGTGCGCTCGCGGGTCGTCGGCCGGCTGGTGGAGACGGCGCGCACCCTCGTGGCCATGGAAGGCTGGGTGCGGGAGCTGGAACCCGGCGCGCCTTGGTGCGCCCAGGGCACGATGCCCCATGCCGGCCGCGCCTTCGGGCTGACCGAAGCCGCGCGCGGCGCGCTCGGCCACTGGATGGTGGTGGAGAAGGGCCGCATCGCCCGCTACCAGATCATCGCCCCCACCACCTGGAACTTCTCGCCCCGCGATGCCGGAGGCCAGCCCGGACCGCTGGAAACCGCCCTCGTGGGCGCGCCGATCCGACAGGGAGAGACCACGCCGGTGAGCGTGCAGCACATCGTGCGCTCCTTCGATCCTTGCATGGTCTGCACGGTGCATTGA
- the hypF gene encoding carbamoyltransferase HypF, whose product MPNGKGGAEQIEVCGIVQGVGFRPFVYRLAARLGLDGDVRNAGDRVIIHASGPRAVLDAFAAALLAEAPVLARVEAITRRPAAVPEPGFRIIESGAGTVSVGVVPDVATCPACRAEIADPAARRHRYAFTNCTDCGPRFSIVTGLPYDRPATTMAGFAMCPACRAEYEDPADRRFHAQPIACPDCGPRLWVEGAGAPAEANPIGHAAALLRAGRILAVKGLGGFHIACDATCETAVAELRARKHRPTKPLAVMADLATAHGLCTISADEDAALLHPSAPILLLPLKQGAPLASGIAPGQHHLGLMLPYTPLHHLLLAETGRPLVMTSGNRSGEPQIFRDDAARDGLAGIVDAFLMHDRPIARRLDDSVARTAAGAPRVMRRGRGLAPVPLPLPQDFAGAPPVLAMGGELKNALCLTHGSKALLSHHLGDLDEPATGDAYEIALADYTALFTHRPQVVAVDLHPDYRATRLGEAVALARGLVVERVQHHHAHVAGAMAENGWRRANGPVVGIALDGLGLGEDGTVWGAEVLVCDYRTSRRAARLSPIPLAGGDAASREPWRVLLAHLDRALGPAAVAGDPHLASLFAGKPVATLRAMVGRGLNAPSASSAGRLFDAVAALLRLAPDRLSHEGEAAMALEAVAVTEAGTPPYPFALRPEAGLTEIDPAPLWQALMQDLHAGRNRGAMAAAFHTGLADVFATVAAHTATAEGLATVAVSGGVFQNALLLEETARRLRRHGLTVLVPAQVPANDGGLAFGQAVVTAARHMG is encoded by the coding sequence ATGCCGAACGGGAAAGGGGGGGCGGAGCAGATCGAGGTCTGCGGCATCGTTCAGGGGGTGGGCTTCCGCCCCTTCGTCTACCGCCTCGCCGCGCGGCTCGGCCTCGACGGTGATGTGCGCAATGCCGGCGACCGGGTGATCATCCACGCGAGCGGCCCCCGCGCGGTCCTCGATGCCTTCGCCGCGGCTCTCTTGGCCGAAGCCCCCGTGCTGGCGCGGGTGGAAGCGATCACGCGACGCCCGGCGGCCGTGCCCGAGCCCGGTTTCCGCATCATCGAGAGCGGCGCCGGCACCGTGTCAGTCGGCGTAGTGCCGGACGTGGCCACCTGCCCCGCCTGCCGCGCCGAGATCGCCGACCCGGCGGCCCGGCGCCATCGCTATGCCTTCACCAACTGCACCGATTGCGGGCCGCGCTTTTCCATCGTCACCGGCCTGCCCTATGACCGGCCGGCCACCACCATGGCCGGCTTTGCCATGTGCCCCGCCTGCCGGGCGGAATATGAAGACCCCGCCGACCGCCGCTTTCATGCCCAGCCCATCGCCTGCCCGGACTGCGGACCGCGCCTGTGGGTGGAAGGCGCAGGCGCGCCCGCCGAGGCGAACCCCATCGGCCATGCCGCCGCCCTGCTGCGCGCCGGCCGCATCCTCGCGGTGAAGGGGCTCGGCGGCTTCCACATCGCCTGCGACGCCACCTGCGAGACCGCCGTCGCCGAACTGCGCGCCCGCAAGCATCGGCCCACCAAGCCCCTCGCCGTCATGGCGGACCTCGCCACCGCCCACGGGCTGTGCACCATTTCGGCGGACGAGGACGCCGCGCTCCTCCATCCCTCCGCCCCGATCCTGCTGCTGCCCCTGAAACAAGGCGCGCCATTGGCGTCCGGCATCGCCCCCGGCCAGCACCATCTCGGCCTGATGCTGCCCTACACGCCGCTGCACCACCTGCTGCTCGCCGAGACCGGCCGACCTCTGGTGATGACCTCGGGCAACCGCTCCGGCGAGCCGCAGATCTTCCGCGACGATGCGGCGCGCGATGGCCTCGCCGGCATCGTCGATGCCTTCCTGATGCACGACCGGCCCATCGCCCGGCGCCTCGACGACAGCGTCGCACGCACCGCCGCCGGGGCGCCCAGGGTGATGCGGCGCGGGCGGGGCCTTGCCCCCGTGCCGCTGCCGTTGCCGCAGGACTTCGCCGGCGCCCCGCCCGTCCTCGCCATGGGCGGTGAACTGAAGAACGCCCTCTGCCTCACCCACGGGTCGAAGGCGCTGCTCTCCCACCATCTCGGCGACCTGGACGAGCCGGCCACCGGCGACGCCTACGAGATCGCCCTTGCCGACTACACCGCCTTGTTCACCCATCGCCCGCAGGTGGTGGCGGTGGACCTGCACCCCGACTACCGCGCCACCCGCCTCGGCGAAGCCGTCGCGCTGGCGCGCGGCCTCGTGGTGGAGCGGGTGCAGCACCACCACGCCCATGTCGCCGGCGCCATGGCGGAGAATGGCTGGCGAAGGGCGAACGGGCCGGTGGTGGGCATCGCCCTCGACGGGCTGGGCCTCGGCGAGGATGGCACCGTCTGGGGCGCCGAGGTGCTGGTCTGCGATTACCGGACGAGCCGCCGCGCCGCGCGCCTCTCGCCCATTCCGCTGGCCGGCGGCGACGCGGCGAGCCGCGAGCCGTGGCGCGTGCTGCTGGCCCATCTCGACCGCGCCCTGGGGCCGGCGGCGGTGGCTGGCGATCCGCATCTCGCCAGCCTGTTCGCGGGAAAGCCCGTCGCCACCCTGCGCGCCATGGTGGGCAGGGGGCTGAACGCGCCGTCCGCCTCGTCCGCCGGCCGGCTGTTCGACGCGGTGGCGGCGCTCCTGCGCCTCGCGCCGGACCGGCTGAGCCACGAGGGCGAGGCCGCCATGGCCCTGGAGGCGGTGGCGGTCACGGAAGCCGGCACTCCCCCCTATCCGTTCGCGCTGCGCCCGGAAGCGGGTCTGACCGAAATCGATCCCGCCCCGCTCTGGCAGGCGCTGATGCAAGATCTTCATGCCGGCCGGAACCGCGGCGCCATGGCCGCCGCCTTCCACACCGGCCTCGCCGATGTGTTCGCCACCGTGGCGGCCCATACTGCCACGGCGGAGGGGCTCGCCACCGTCGCCGTCTCCGGCGGCGTCTTCCAGAATGCGCTGCTGCTGGAGGAAACGGCACGGCGGCTCCGGCGGCACGGCCTCACGGTGCTCGTTCCCGCCCAGGTGCCGGCCAATGACGGCGGCCTCGCCTTCGGCCAGGCGGTGGTCACGGCGGCGCGGCATATGGGCTGA
- the rsmI gene encoding 16S rRNA (cytidine(1402)-2'-O)-methyltransferase, whose protein sequence is MTSPHRSPSPARPEPHAAGGAKTFLLAGTTVSPPPLSPGLHVVATPIGNLADVTIRALETLAAADIIACEDTRMSRRLLDRYGITTSLVPYHDHNGASARPKLLARLAGGARVALISDAGTPLVSDPGFKLVVEAAEAGHKVHPVPGASALLAALVAAGLPTDCFLFDGFLPPKGGQRRNRIAALATVPATLVFYESGPRLAESLADLAERLGPRKAAICRELTKTFEEVRRGDLPTLAAHYAGVEAPRGEIVLVIGPPLEEAAGDAAVDAALARALRESSLKDAVAAVAAVTGRPKREVYARALAVTEGRSGPQPAGDD, encoded by the coding sequence ATGACCAGTCCGCACAGATCGCCCTCCCCCGCCCGGCCGGAACCCCATGCCGCAGGGGGCGCGAAGACCTTCCTCCTCGCCGGGACGACCGTGTCCCCGCCGCCCCTCTCGCCGGGCCTGCACGTGGTGGCGACCCCCATCGGCAACCTCGCCGACGTCACGATCCGTGCCCTGGAGACCCTGGCGGCGGCGGACATCATCGCCTGCGAGGACACCCGCATGTCCCGCCGCCTGCTGGACCGCTACGGCATCACCACCTCCCTCGTGCCATACCACGACCACAACGGCGCCAGCGCCCGGCCGAAGCTGCTGGCCCGGCTGGCCGGCGGGGCGCGGGTCGCCCTCATCTCGGACGCGGGCACGCCCCTGGTCTCCGATCCCGGCTTCAAGCTGGTGGTGGAAGCGGCCGAGGCCGGCCACAAGGTGCATCCCGTGCCCGGCGCCTCGGCGCTGCTCGCCGCCCTCGTCGCCGCCGGCCTGCCCACCGACTGCTTCCTGTTCGACGGCTTCCTGCCACCGAAGGGCGGCCAGCGCAGGAACCGCATCGCCGCGCTCGCCACGGTTCCGGCCACCCTCGTCTTCTACGAGAGCGGCCCGCGCCTGGCCGAAAGCCTCGCCGACCTTGCCGAGCGTCTCGGCCCCCGCAAGGCGGCCATCTGCCGCGAGCTGACCAAGACCTTCGAGGAGGTGCGCCGGGGCGACCTTCCCACCCTCGCCGCGCATTATGCCGGAGTGGAGGCTCCGCGGGGCGAGATCGTGCTCGTCATCGGCCCGCCGCTGGAGGAGGCCGCCGGCGATGCGGCGGTGGACGCAGCCCTCGCCCGCGCCCTCAGGGAGAGCTCGCTGAAGGACGCGGTGGCCGCCGTCGCGGCGGTGACCGGGCGTCCGAAACGCGAAGTCTATGCCCGGGCCCTCGCCGTGACCGAGGGCCGCTCCGGTCCGCAGCCCGCCGGCGATGACTGA